From Lolium perenne isolate Kyuss_39 chromosome 5, Kyuss_2.0, whole genome shotgun sequence, a single genomic window includes:
- the LOC127302732 gene encoding uncharacterized protein, producing the protein MALAPAPVPKIKGALAAEAFTACELEVAEQLIQLSESSASSGTPGGAQRAPVGSGGSYSSRSVDAPPAPAPAPAVALGGCVDWEEDEEHEVAGRQRRVRRYRLIVEIYAVTEETGGRTGRKNKKK; encoded by the coding sequence ATGGCTCTGGCCCCGGCGCCGGTGCCCAAGATCAAGGGGGCGCTGGCGGCCGAGGCCTTCACGGCGTGTGAGCTCGAGGTGGCGGAGCAGCTCATCCAACTCAGCGAGAGCAGCGCGTCCTCGGGCACCCCGGGCGGCGCCCAGCGGGCCCCCGTGGGCTCCGGCGGCTCCTACTCCTCGCGCTCTGTGGATGCCCCGCCGGCGCCGGCCCCGGCCCCGGCCGTAGCCCTGGGCGGTTGCGTCGACTGGGAGGAGGATGAAGAGCACGAGGTTGCCGGGAGGCAGCGCAGGGTGAGGCGCTACCGGCTGATCGTGGAGATCTATGCCGTGACGGAGGAAACTGGAGGGCGCACCGGccggaagaacaagaagaagtag